One window of the Ictidomys tridecemlineatus isolate mIctTri1 chromosome 11, mIctTri1.hap1, whole genome shotgun sequence genome contains the following:
- the Yars1 gene encoding tyrosine--tRNA ligase, cytoplasmic, whose amino-acid sequence MQPGGTLVTVPGTRPRKRRRKRRGCLPSAGSRGDGAMGDAPSPEEKLHLITRNLQEVLGEEKLKEILKERELKVYWGTATTGKPHVAYFVPMSKIADFLKAGCEVTILFADLHAYLDNMKAPWELLELRTGYYENVIKAMLESIGVPLEKLKFVKGTDYQLSKEYTLDVYRLSSVVTQHDAKKAGAEVVKQVEHPLLSGLLYPGLQALDEEYLKVDAQFGGVDQRKIFTFAEKYLPALGYSKRVHLMNPMVPGLTGSKMSSSEEESKIDLLDRKEDVKKKLKKAFCEPGNVENNGVLSFIKHVLFPLKSEFVILRDEKWGGNKTYTAYLDLEKDFADEVVHPGDLKNSVEVALNKLLDPIREKFNTPALKKLASAAYPDPSKQKAIAKGPAKNSEPEEVIPSRLDIRVGKIISVEKHPDADSLYVEKIDVGEAEPRTVVSGLVQFVPKEELQNRLVVVLCNLKPQKMRGVESQGMLLCASIEGESRQVEPLDPPAGSAPGERVFVKGYEKGQPDEELKPKKKVFEKLQIDFKISDECIAQWKQTNFMTKLGNISCKTLKGGNIS is encoded by the exons ATGCAACCTGGCGGGACTCTCGTGACAGTTCCCGGCACGCGGCCGCGGAAGCGACGAAGGAAAAGACGCGGGTGCCTGCCGAGCGCGGGAAGCAGGGGTGACGGAGCCATGGGGGACGCTCCAAGTCCTGAAGAAAAGCTGCATCTGATCACCCGGAACTTGCAG GAGGTTCTGGGGGAAGAGAAGCTGAAGGAGATACTGAAGGAGCGAGAACTTAAAGTTTATTGGGGAACAGCAACGACAGGCAAGCCACATGTAGCTTATTTTGTGCCCATGTCAAAGATTGCTGACTTCTTAAAGGCAGGATGTGAG GTAACGATTCTGTTTGCGGACCTTCACGCATACCTGGATAACATGAAAGCCCCATGGGAACTTCTAGAACTCCGAACTGGTTACTATGAGAATGTGATCAAGGCAATGCTGGAGAGCATTGGCGTGCCCTTGGAGAAGCTCAAGTTTGTCAAAGGCACTGATTACCAACTCAGCAA AGAGTACACATTGGATGTGTACAGACTGTCCTCTGTGGTCACACAGCATGATGCCAAGAAAGCTGGAGCTGAGGTCGTAAAGCAGGTGGAGCATCCTTTGCTGAGTGGTCTGTTGTACCCTGGACTGCAG gcTTTGGATGAAGAGTATTTAAAAGTAGATGCTCAATTTGGAGGTGTTGATCAGAGAAAAATTTTCACCTTTGCAGAAAAG TACCTCCCTGCACTTGGCTACTCAAAACGAGTTCATCTAATGAATCCAATGGTCCCTGGATTAACTGGGAGTAAAATGAGTTCTTCAGAAGAG GAATCCAAGATTGATCTCCTTGATCGAAAGGAGGATGtcaagaaaaaattgaagaaagcCTTCTGTGAACCAGGCAACGTAGAGAACAACGGTGTTCTGTCCTTCATCAAGCACGTGCTCTTCCCCCTCAAGTCAG AGTTTGTGATCCTTCGAGATGAGAAATGGGGTGGAAACAAAACCTATACTGCTTACCTGGATCTGGAAAAGGACTTTGCTGATGAG GTCGTACACCCTGGAGACCTAAAGAATTCAGTTGAAGTCGCCCTGAACAAGTTGCTAGATCCCATTCGGGAGAAGTTTAATACCCCTGCCCTGAAGAAGTTGGCCAGTGCTGCCTACCCTGATCCCTCAAAGCAGA AGGCCATTGCCAAAGGCCCTGCCAAGAATTCAGAACCAGAGGAAGTTATCCCATCCCGGCTGGATATCCGCGTGGGGAAAATCATCAGTGTAGAGAAG CACCCAGATGCAGACAGCCTGTATGTGGAGAAGATTGATGTGGGGGAAGCTGAACCACGGACTGTGGTGAGCGGCCTGGTACAATTTGTGCCCAAGGAGGAACTACAGAACAGGCTTGTGGTGGTGCTGTGCAACCTGAAACCCCAGAAGATGAGAGGAGTTGAGTCCCAAGGCATGCTTCTGTGTGCCTCCAT AGAAGGGGAAAGCCGCCAGGTTGAACCTCTGGACCCTCCTGCAGGCTCTGCTCCTGGTGAGCGAGTGTTTGTTAAGGGCTATGAGAAGGGCCAACCAGATGAAGAACTTAAGCCCAAGAAGAAAGTTTTCGAAAAGTTACAG ATTGACTTTAAGATTTCTGATGAGTGCATTGCACAGTGGAAGCAAACCAACTTCATGACCAAGCTGGGAAACATTTCCTGTAAAACACTGAAAGGAGGGAATATCAGCTAG